DNA sequence from the Desulfonatronum thiosulfatophilum genome:
AAGAGCAAAGTCGACGGACCACTTCCGCTTGAGCATTTCCAACTGTTGCTCGGTAAGGATCTCGCGAACGAGACGATCGACATCTTCGTGGCTGAAGACGACCTTCTTATCAAAGATGATCTGCCCGTGGCTGCGGTAGACCACGGGATGCCCACCGGTGATGTGGATGTCGGAGAACCCCTTCTCCACGCTGGCATCCACCAGATTGTTGAACCGCTTCATGCTGTTTCCTCCTTGCCTGAAGATCTTCATGAAGATCCGTCGACGGTCCTGCTTTGCCCCAACCGAAACGGAATATCTTTTTTCGCACCTCTCCAAACCTCTCCTGCAACGATCCTGATGCACCCACTCTAAATAATTTTTGCCCTAATCGCATGCTCCCTGTTACACGTCAATGCTTACTTGATTACTCAGAATATTACGCAATCATCTTGAGTTTGATGCATAGTCAATTATAAATATTGCAAAAATAACTTTTCAGCAGAGTCGGAAAATGATCCAGATCCGACTTTCGCCAGCATGACTATGGAAACGGCTGCACTTGGGATTATTGAACGGACTGCCAGATAGGGACTTTTTCAATAATCAGTTAACGGACTTGCTCGCCGGCCAGCGGTTCATTCGAGAAGAAACGATCCATCAGCGCCATCGCTGCCCACTCCAGCTCTCTGTTCTTGGTCTGCTTGCTGATCTGGAGCAGGAGGTCAATCACTTGTCTAAAGCGTGATTTCAAACGTGCGCGAACCGGACTGATCCATCCGGTTGGATCCGGTGCTAAAAAGTCTCCTTTGTAGAGGGAAACGATCCGCAAGCACAGTTTGATCTGTTCTTCCGTCGGGGCAATATTTAATGTTGCATCCCCCAGTTTATGGTAGGCCTGTTCAAACTGCCAGACGTCCAGTCGACAACGTAACGGATTCAGGGACACGGTGCGGTTTTGGACGAGGACGACATCGGGAAATGCAAGGATTCTTCTCAGGGTATGCAGTGTGAACTTCAGGGATTGCATGGCCTTGTCACCCTCGGATTCCGGCCAGAGAAGATCAGTCAGAGCCTCACTCGGGATGTTTTGCCCACCGAGGACAAGCAGTCCCTTGAGCAGAGTCATTGCTTTCCCTTCCTTCCCTTTGCTCAAGCATAGCTGCTGCCCGTTCCGCGTTACTTCCAATCCGCCGAATGTGATGACCTCAATTCCTTCCCGCTCGGATTCCGGCAGGATGGCAGGCGCCAGCCGTGGGAGCTTGTGGATGTGAATCAATTTCGCGACATACTCTCTTTCCAACCCTGCATTCCACGCCGCGGCACACAGGAGCGCCAACTGACGCGGGCGCCAGAACAGGGCATTCAGCCACCATCCCTTTCTAGCTCGCGCAAGAGCCGTTTTGAGTACGCGCAAACCAACTGATTCCTTACCGCGGAGAAACGCTGCGTATGCAACCGGCATTAAAAAAAGGACATCGCCCTGGTAGTCAGGAATTCTTGTGGAAATACGTCGAGCTTTTTTCAGAAAGGAACGCGCTTCGGGCCAATCACCTGCCTCGATGGCGGCTTCGGCCAGTCCAATCAGGCCCAGAATCGTGGGGAACGGAGTCTTGGGCTTTGGAATTGCCTTGAAGGCGAGATGGGCTTGTGTCCTTGCTCCCTGTCCATCTCCTCTGCACAGCTTTTCACAGCAGAGCAGGCAGTGCTGATTGCTGACATCAAATGCATGAGCTTCGGGAATCATCGGATTCAAGCGTTTTATCAAGGTCTCGAGATCGCGGACATTGCCGGTGTTTACCATGGCATATCCCATGATCTGGAGCAGCAACACGTTGTACATGCGCAGGTTGGTCTGCTCAGCCAGATCCAGTGCCTTTTGGATAACCTCAGTGCAGTAGGTGAAGTTTGGAACTACGAGATGGTTATGCACCGCATCCAGGACCATCCACTGCAAGCGGCCCAGATCACTGATTGCTCCATGCTCTGATAAGATCTGAATTTTTGAGTAAACCCGCCTTGCACCGTAGAGATTGCCCATATAGATGTTTAAAATGTGAAGGTAAAAACCGAGAGTTATCTTTTGCTCAATGTTTACTTCCGCATGAAGAAGGTCTTCGGATCGGTCGATCCATTCAGGAAGCCGGGGGTGGTCCGGTCGGCAGAATGTGCCGCCTAAAATCATGCTTGTCGCTACTTTGGCTTCATCGTCCAGACCTGGAAAGCAGAAGTCTTGCCCGCAGAGGTGCATCAAGCTCAAGAAGTGGGGTTCCATGCGGGAGAAATCGCCAAGTTCGAGAAAAAAGCTCAGAATCATCTCCGCATGGGATAGAACCATCCCCTGCCTATCCTCTTTTTGTTCGAAACCCTGCAGAGCTGTTTTCAAGCTGCTTCGTCCGGCCGGAAGATCCCTCGGCAGTTGGGCCAACGCCTTCCAATAGAGCAACCACGGACATTCGTCTAAAACAGCATCAGGAACTTGAGACACCCATTTTTCAAGTATTTCTCCTCGCCCCTGACTGAGCATAGACGGTGCGAGATGTTCCAGAATCGTTGTGGATTGCTCCCAGAACCCGACACCCAGGTAGAACTCCACGGCCTCTTCGAGATGTCCGGCATCTATCAGGATCTCGCCCGCTTTCCGGCGGATCAGGGACAGACATTCCGTTGAAAAAGTCGAGCTCGCCTGGTCCAGTAAAAACTCCCTGAACAACTGGTGATACCGGTATGTTGGAACCGGACCGCTGTGCTGGGTTATGAAAAAATTTTGCACGGTCATTTTTCGCAACAAGGTGGAGCTGTTGCTGAAATTGGTCAGGGCTTGGGCGGTTCCGGGGGTCATGAAGGGAAGGAAAGCTGTTTTCAGCAGGAACAACTTGTCGGAATCGGGGAGTACCTTAAACAACTCGTTCAGGAAATAATCAAAGACCAATTCGCGCGAAAGGGGCGGCATGGTTTTCAATGCCGAAGAATCATCCGCAATCTCACTTAGAAGGCGTAAACCCGCGGCCCATCCTTGGCAGCAATCCTGGATGAACTGGATTGTTTCTTCGGAAAGCCTTGCTCGCCGCGAAGACAGATCCAAAAGAGCCCGGCCTTCAGTTTCAGAAAATCGGAGATCAGCACCATCGAGAACGGACATGATGCCTGACGCCCGCAATCCGGCATAGCAACCCAGAGGCGCCTCCCTGCTCAAGACCAGGACGCGGATATTATCTGGAACGACCTCCAGGCCGATCCGCAACAGCTTTTGGACGGATTCCGCCTTCAGGTGATGAAAGTCATCCAGGACGACAATGGGCCATGGATTCGTCTTCCAGCGAAGGTGGGAGTAAAGCTGCTCAAAAAAACGGCGCGTGAACGGCTCGAGTCCGGCGCGGTGCTCCGGGTTGAACGAAGGCAATGTACTCCGCAGGCGAGGCCGAACCCGCTTCAGGGCCAAGGCCATGTAATGAAAGATGTTGGAAATATCTTCGTCGCCCATGTCCATTTGGTACCACAGACAGGGCATTCGCCGCGTGGTGATGTAGTCCGCGGCCAGGGTTGTTTTTCCTGAACCCGCTGGCCCGGTTATCCAGGTGATTTTTTCTTTTCCCTGGTCGATCAACTTGATCAGCCTGTTCCTGGCAATAATGCCATCTCGCCTGGGCGGTGTGATTTTGGTCAAACGCAGCTTATGAAACATCTTTCAGTTTTCAGCCTTGAGGGTTATCCATGGTAACGGCTCAGCACATTTTACAACAAGACCCGGAACGCGGCTGAACACTTTATCCACGAAAAAAATGTTCGTCGTAGCTTCCCGCGAATCCTGCCGACAAGCAACATGACGACACGGAATGTCTTATCTACATTATATTGGAGCAGAGTGTTTCCGAGCTATTCTGCTGATCTCAGTGCAAAGCTCCTCCAAAACGTTCTATCCGTTTTCTAACCTAATTTGAGCTATCTCATACTGCAAGGGTAAATATCGCATTGAACAGACTTGGGGATAAGGGATGCACAGGTCATAATCGAGCATGATGTTTCCATGCTGAAGTTTTTCGAATCAGAGGGGAAAGAGCAATCGTG
Encoded proteins:
- a CDS encoding AAA family ATPase; protein product: MTKITPPRRDGIIARNRLIKLIDQGKEKITWITGPAGSGKTTLAADYITTRRMPCLWYQMDMGDEDISNIFHYMALALKRVRPRLRSTLPSFNPEHRAGLEPFTRRFFEQLYSHLRWKTNPWPIVVLDDFHHLKAESVQKLLRIGLEVVPDNIRVLVLSREAPLGCYAGLRASGIMSVLDGADLRFSETEGRALLDLSSRRARLSEETIQFIQDCCQGWAAGLRLLSEIADDSSALKTMPPLSRELVFDYFLNELFKVLPDSDKLFLLKTAFLPFMTPGTAQALTNFSNSSTLLRKMTVQNFFITQHSGPVPTYRYHQLFREFLLDQASSTFSTECLSLIRRKAGEILIDAGHLEEAVEFYLGVGFWEQSTTILEHLAPSMLSQGRGEILEKWVSQVPDAVLDECPWLLYWKALAQLPRDLPAGRSSLKTALQGFEQKEDRQGMVLSHAEMILSFFLELGDFSRMEPHFLSLMHLCGQDFCFPGLDDEAKVATSMILGGTFCRPDHPRLPEWIDRSEDLLHAEVNIEQKITLGFYLHILNIYMGNLYGARRVYSKIQILSEHGAISDLGRLQWMVLDAVHNHLVVPNFTYCTEVIQKALDLAEQTNLRMYNVLLLQIMGYAMVNTGNVRDLETLIKRLNPMIPEAHAFDVSNQHCLLCCEKLCRGDGQGARTQAHLAFKAIPKPKTPFPTILGLIGLAEAAIEAGDWPEARSFLKKARRISTRIPDYQGDVLFLMPVAYAAFLRGKESVGLRVLKTALARARKGWWLNALFWRPRQLALLCAAAWNAGLEREYVAKLIHIHKLPRLAPAILPESEREGIEVITFGGLEVTRNGQQLCLSKGKEGKAMTLLKGLLVLGGQNIPSEALTDLLWPESEGDKAMQSLKFTLHTLRRILAFPDVVLVQNRTVSLNPLRCRLDVWQFEQAYHKLGDATLNIAPTEEQIKLCLRIVSLYKGDFLAPDPTGWISPVRARLKSRFRQVIDLLLQISKQTKNRELEWAAMALMDRFFSNEPLAGEQVR